A single genomic interval of Bradyrhizobium sp. sBnM-33 harbors:
- a CDS encoding cytochrome c oxidase subunit II: MAVAIVLLLVAVGSVLFHIYSPWWWTPIATNWRYIDDTINITFWITGAVFFAVIAFMAYCVFRFHHKEGRQAAYNPENKKLEWWLTIGTAIGVGAMLAPGLVVWHQFVTVPADATEIEVMGQQWNWSFRLPGRDGRMGTTDVRHVSSENPMGLNPDDKHGQDDVVIASDDLHLPVGKPVKVLLRSLDVLHDFYVPEFRAKMDMVPGMVTYFWMTPIRTGTFDVLCAELCGAAHAQMRAKVIVDEESDYRAWLEKQKTFAELSGRSAVKKATYESGGK; this comes from the coding sequence ATGGCTGTCGCTATCGTACTGCTCCTCGTCGCGGTCGGCTCGGTGCTGTTTCACATCTACAGCCCGTGGTGGTGGACGCCGATCGCCACCAACTGGCGCTACATTGACGACACGATCAATATAACCTTCTGGATCACCGGGGCGGTTTTCTTCGCGGTCATCGCGTTCATGGCCTATTGCGTCTTCCGCTTCCATCACAAGGAGGGAAGGCAGGCAGCCTACAATCCCGAAAACAAAAAGCTCGAATGGTGGCTCACCATAGGGACCGCGATTGGGGTCGGAGCCATGTTGGCGCCCGGCCTGGTGGTCTGGCACCAGTTCGTCACGGTTCCTGCAGACGCTACCGAAATCGAAGTCATGGGCCAGCAGTGGAACTGGAGCTTCCGCCTCCCCGGCAGGGACGGCCGGATGGGCACAACCGATGTTCGCCACGTCAGCTCCGAAAATCCTATGGGCTTGAACCCCGACGATAAGCATGGGCAGGACGACGTTGTCATCGCAAGCGACGACTTGCACCTCCCCGTCGGCAAGCCGGTCAAGGTTTTGCTTCGCTCCCTCGATGTCCTGCACGATTTCTATGTGCCCGAGTTCCGCGCCAAGATGGACATGGTCCCGGGCATGGTCACCTATTTCTGGATGACCCCGATCCGAACCGGAACGTTTGATGTTCTCTGCGCCGAGTTATGCGGCGCTGCGCACGCACAGATGCGCGCCAAGGTTATCGTCGACGAAGAGAGCGACTATCGGGCCTGGCTGGAGAAGCAAAAGACGTTTGCGGAATTGTCAGGCCGAAGCGCCGTTAAAAAGGCAACGTACGAATCCGGCGGCAAATAA
- a CDS encoding cbb3-type cytochrome c oxidase subunit I, which translates to MVDVPYDRIADVPPAEVPEVELYHPKSWWTQYVFSQDAKVIAIQYSLTATAIGLVALVLSWLMRLQLGFPGTFSFIDANQYLQFITMHGMIMVIYLLTALFLGGFGNYLIPLMVGARDMVFPYVNMLSYWVYLLAVIVLASTFFVPGGPTGAGWTLYPPQAILSGTPGQDWGIILMLTSLILFIIGFTMGGLNYVVTVLQARTRGMTLMRMPLTVWGIFTATVMALLAFPALFVASVMMLFDRLLGTSFFMPALVEMGQQLKYGGGSPILFQHLFWFFGHPEVYIVALPAFGIVSDLISTHARKNIFGYRMMVWAIVAIGALSFIVWAHHMYVSGMHPTFGFFFATTTLIIAIPTAIKVYNWVLTLWRGDIHLTVPMLFALGFIITFVNGGLTGLFLGNVVVDVPLSDTMFVVAHFHMVMGVAPIMVVLGAIYHWYPKVTGRMLDDWMGKFHFWVTFLGAYLIFFPMHYLGLQGVPRRYHDLGEATFITPSVHTLNAFITVVALIVGFAQMVFLFNLVWSYFKGRPSGGNPWRATTLEWQTPETPPGHGNWGKELPVVYRWAYDYSVPGAEQDFIPQNQPPRPTRAVQEAAP; encoded by the coding sequence ATGGTCGATGTCCCGTATGACAGAATCGCAGACGTTCCGCCTGCCGAAGTGCCGGAGGTTGAGCTCTATCATCCCAAGAGCTGGTGGACGCAGTATGTCTTTTCGCAGGACGCCAAAGTCATCGCCATCCAGTACTCGCTGACGGCGACGGCAATCGGGTTGGTGGCTTTGGTGCTGTCGTGGCTGATGCGGCTGCAGTTGGGATTTCCCGGCACATTCTCCTTCATTGATGCGAACCAATACCTCCAGTTCATCACCATGCACGGCATGATCATGGTGATCTACCTGCTCACCGCGCTGTTTCTCGGAGGCTTCGGCAACTACCTGATCCCGCTGATGGTCGGCGCTCGGGACATGGTCTTCCCCTATGTGAACATGCTGAGCTACTGGGTCTACCTGCTCGCGGTCATCGTGCTGGCCTCGACCTTCTTCGTGCCTGGCGGGCCCACCGGCGCCGGATGGACGCTGTACCCGCCACAGGCGATTCTGTCCGGCACCCCTGGTCAGGATTGGGGCATCATTCTCATGTTGACCTCCCTGATCCTGTTCATCATCGGCTTCACCATGGGCGGGCTGAATTACGTGGTGACAGTGCTGCAGGCGCGCACGCGCGGCATGACGTTGATGCGCATGCCCCTGACGGTGTGGGGCATTTTCACAGCCACCGTGATGGCGCTGCTGGCCTTCCCGGCGCTATTCGTCGCCTCTGTCATGATGCTGTTCGATCGCTTGCTGGGAACCAGTTTCTTCATGCCGGCCCTCGTCGAGATGGGGCAGCAGTTGAAGTATGGCGGCGGCAGCCCGATCCTGTTCCAGCACCTGTTCTGGTTCTTCGGCCACCCCGAAGTCTACATCGTCGCACTTCCCGCCTTCGGCATCGTATCCGATCTGATCAGCACCCACGCTCGAAAGAACATCTTCGGCTATCGCATGATGGTTTGGGCGATCGTGGCGATCGGCGCACTCAGCTTCATCGTATGGGCGCACCACATGTATGTGAGCGGCATGCACCCGACTTTCGGGTTCTTCTTCGCCACCACGACGCTCATCATCGCCATTCCCACCGCCATCAAGGTCTACAATTGGGTGCTGACCCTATGGCGCGGTGACATCCATCTCACCGTCCCGATGCTGTTCGCCCTCGGCTTCATCATCACGTTCGTGAACGGCGGGCTCACCGGCCTCTTCCTCGGCAACGTCGTCGTCGATGTCCCGCTTTCGGATACCATGTTCGTCGTCGCGCATTTCCACATGGTGATGGGCGTGGCGCCGATCATGGTTGTGCTGGGAGCGATCTATCATTGGTACCCCAAGGTAACGGGACGGATGCTGGATGACTGGATGGGCAAGTTTCATTTCTGGGTCACGTTCCTCGGTGCCTATCTGATCTTCTTCCCCATGCATTACCTCGGGCTGCAGGGAGTCCCGCGCCGTTATCACGACCTTGGCGAAGCGACGTTCATCACGCCGTCGGTCCATACGCTCAACGCCTTTATCACCGTCGTGGCTTTGATCGTGGGCTTCGCCCAGATGGTGTTCCTGTTCAACCTCGTCTGGAGCTATTTCAAGGGCCGTCCGTCCGGAGGCAATCCATGGCGGGCGACAACACTGGAGTGGCAGACGCCGGAGACCCCGCCTGGGCACGGCAACTGGGGCAAGGAGCTCCCGGTGGTCTATCGCTGGGCGTATGACTACAGCGTGCCAGGCGCTGAGCAGGACTTCATTCCGCAGAACCAGCCGCCGCGACCGACACGGGCCGTTCAGGAAGCTGCGCCATGA